Part of the Etheostoma spectabile isolate EspeVRDwgs_2016 chromosome 21, UIUC_Espe_1.0, whole genome shotgun sequence genome is shown below.
ATGATAAAGCACACATGAAAAAGATCAGAGGCATATAGGCTTGGAAAGGTCTTCCTGCGGtcagaaatgttattttttttgtatccaaaGTTTAACCTCAGTGTGACTTAACATACCTCTGTTGTAAGATTTGTTCTGTTGGTAGCCACCTTTCTGATCTGTAATGCAAAAAACAACCGTTATCATTGTTTCCAAGAATGCCCTTTTCCACCTATAATACCAAAGAGAGCATGATAGATGTTCCAGGGATGTAACAAGCTGTAGCGTGCAGAAACATGCATGGTATATATTGCATAGAGTGAAGCATGTTGTCCAAACTCACCTCTGTTGAAGTAGCCTCCATAGACACCTTGCTTGAGGTCAAAGACACGCTCGTTATTCTCCACCAAGCTGCCAAGTTTCTCAGCCAGCTGCAGGGCCATGTTCTGCAGGGAGGTGGGCTCTGTGCGGTGCATTACCACCGTCTGTGTGGGCTGGTCCAGTGATGCCTGTGGCAAGAGCATAGAAAACATTTAGAACACTTTAAttgagaaaactaaaaaatgtacatgtacaaaTGCAAAAGAAGTTCAACAACATTGTGTTCCATCTACACTGATTAATATTCACTCCAACAGAACAGAGAAGCCATGCAACTTACCATCAGCTCCTCGTTGATGATCATCTTGCTGATGATGCTGTGAACTGTGGGTATCTCCAACTCAAACATCTCAGATAGTGTCCCCATGCTGGAGGACAGATagagatatatacacacagtggcttgagaaagtttgcacatcttttggaaattgatcttaatgccttaattcaaaatcTGTTTAGGAAAATCCACCTTTGaaggacatcaattttctttgtgaatgaataatgtattgtacataaataaatgttcttcctgaaaatacaggggcataagtatacacacccctatgttacattcccatagaggcaggcacattttaaagGCCAggtatttcatggatccaggattcatcctgataaagttcccttgaccTTTGGATTCAAactaaccccatatcatcacctacccttcaccatacctagagataggtatggtgttatttcagttagtcTAATAGCTGGTTTGCATTTAGAGATGATCCTATGGAAGGTTctccatgcctatctctaggtatggtaaaggatgatgtgatgatgtggggctattttaattccaaaaggccaagggaacttgaTCAGGATGTGTAGTATACTGGATTTATCAAATAACTGGGGCCCCAGAAAGTAATATAGTTATCACCATATTTGCAtttcatattgtgcagccctatttctGGTCTAAGTGGATACAAACTGAGGATTCACCTGAaagctaaaaacacaaaaaacagtgCTTTAGTAGTGACTGGCGCTAGTATTTTGTGCTTACCTGATGGAGTCGTATACACTGCTGTATGTGAACAGATAAGTCCTCAGGGACTCCTCTTGGATCTTCCTATAAAAAGTAAACACAATCAAGAAATTCATAATTCATTcaaaattacatatataaagCAAACCAGGTTTAAATTCTCTTAAACCATTAAAACATATCTTTTAACACATAACCTGTCACACTATTTTGATCACAACAACTTGACAGGATAAAATgattaacatttaaaactaaatttactGATGAATGAGAAAGGTGTATGCGTACCTGACAAGCATCTCGCGTACTCGCTGCGTCTCAGGAAACAGGTCCCAGACTTTACTGTTCATCTTCTCATTGATGATGAATGAGTGGCAGGTACGCCAGTCTCCCATCTTCATGGCCTTGCTGGCTGCCACCACGTGCTCCCTCATGCTCTCTGGGGGTCCTGGAGGACAAGGAGAGCTACAGTTATTCTCTCTGCTTTTTCTAGGGATTAAACATCCTGATGTAGAGAGTTGTTAGGGGACATGCTGCGTACCCAGAAGTGGCTGTCTCTCTCCCACCCTGAGCTGGTGATGAAACTGCTTGCTGATCATCCTGCGGCGGGCGTCAAACTCATGTGCGGCCATGTAGGGAATTTCCAGCAGCATGGCTGACACCAGGTACACACACTCCAGCAGCTCCAGGTTGATGTGCATGTGGAATGGCACCTGTGATTGAGGTCAAAGCATTGTTATGTAGTCAACTTCTGCACAACCTCACATCAGGACTGTTTTTCCCAATATTTGGAAAACAGTACTTGCGAATGTTAACTTCATGGTGGCACTAAACAAACATTAAGCCATTAAGATTCATCATCTAGAGACAATGAATTTctttacaaaatgtcatggaAATCCATCCAGGAACAAAGTGGCAGACCCAATGACATGCTGACATTGCCACCCTGGAGCCATGCCACTAAGATGGCTAAAATGCAGTGATTTTGCCCCAAATGGCTCCAATGCTCCTGTGTATAGTATGTCTGACCAAAATGATCTGTCACATCAAACTTAACTTGGTCGTTTGTTCAGCAAAGCTCAATTACACCCAGCAGGTTATCAACAAGAAAAACTTACTTAATCTCAGTCATGTGTTTACTGCCTATGTAGGACTTACCTGTCTTCTCTTTTCAATCTTCTCTTGCTCTGCGTTCCTCTCCTGCATGTTCCTCATGAGCAAACCCTGGCCCAGGAGCTCCTTGGCACGGCCAGAAGACTGGATGTCCAACAGTGCATTGTGGGCATCTTTGATCATGCCCTGCCTAAATGCGCAAATGCCAAGTTGGACCATGGTTCTGTTGTACAGGATCtagacaagagagagaaaataggtACTTAAAACCCAAAGCTACACAAGGGAACTGAACCCTAAATGAATATCATCTGCCTACCTGTACGGGCGGGTCAGCATGCTGGATGTTATCCTGCAGGTGGCTCATCAGCATCAGGTCGCGGGCCTGGTACCAGCGTGAATGCAGAGCGTGGTGGTAGATGTGGCAGAGGATAGCGCAGGTACGGATACGGTCGGTGCGATCCTTGGCATAGATGAACTTGCAGAGACGGTCCATGATCACAGCGCTGTCCTCCCCCTCGCTCTCCTCCTGGTCCTGCTCGGACTAAACGACGGCAGAGAATCACAAATTCTCACACATCACACTCCTAAATAAATTCACAGTGGACGCTGTTTAACTCATGGCAAGACACAGTATCCATATTAGCACACTCAAATCTATCTCTATACCCTAACCCTGATTTTCTGTATTTAGATAGTTGTAATCCCCTTGTTATCTAAAAGGGTTAGAGTTATATTGATAATCTGTTGATGTCcttcagaaaaataaacattgttcTCTTTCTTGCTAATATAGGGAGGTGTCTCACAAACAGGATGTACCACTCCAGTGGTTTTCTCACCTTGGTCTCCCCCTGAAGGCCCAGGCTGCGCCGGTGAGCCTTATAATCAAACTTGTAGTAGGTGTGCATGATTCTGCGTAGGTAGATGCGGCAAATCTCCTCTGTGCTGCCCTTGGTCTCCATGTAGTCGAGCAGCCGGTCAATGATACCACAAACATGTCCCTCATCTTTCAGATTGTCAACATATTCTGCACAAGAGTGGAGAAGAGGGCAATGAGTGACTACGAAGAGCCGCTTGAGGGCCAAACATGATGCAGAAACACTTCAGGGATTCTTGCAGTCATTTTCTAATACTACTATGATTTGACTTTCACATCTAAAAAACTATaaagacagtaaaaaaagaaatcttaagTCTGTTTTATGGTATAGCTCACCTTGTGAGTGGGGATCAGTGTTCTGCATGATCTTGGTAAACTCTTCATCCATCCTCTCTACAAGCGTTAAGATGCACCCACGCACCCTGAATGGCTGacaaacacatccacacaaTTAAGCAATACATATATGTTTTTGATGCAGTGTCATCCTACCTTATAAGACACAAGCAAAAAAGCATGCAAAGGTTAGGTATTTCCATGTTAGCTAAAGACATACAGATGATGCTTCCATTAATTCCATATAAAATAATCTCAGAATATACAACACAGACCATACAtgtacagacacaaaaacatggttGCTGGGACACCCGAAAATACCAGAAATGTGAAGTTGGAGATGG
Proteins encoded:
- the eif3c gene encoding eukaryotic translation initiation factor 3 subunit C, which gives rise to MSRFFATGSDSESEESSSADELTPKAPGGNFKQSLLISDDEEDTKRVVRSAKDKRFEELTNLIKTIRNAMKIRDMAKCLEEFEQLCRAFLKSKTIVDKEGVPAFYIRLLADLEDYLNQLWEDKEGKKKMNKNNAKALSTLRQKIRKYNRDYETEVAAYKENPQESADEEEEKEAGGSDSSSDSEGEVGEDGVSAKAFLKKKPEAAPEASKFLKTAGDESSASDDDDDDDEDWGSDTVDSGSESSDEGEGKNSASLALVFLKKTQEGEKSGDKKVSKKKKLKKKERLEEEAEEEAIEEGGGEWEKVKGGAPMVKEKPKMFAKGTEINVPVVVKKLNEILQARGKKGTDRAAQIELLHSLATIAAENNLGQGILVKIKFNIIASLYDYNPNLAAFMKPDMWKKCLDCIDELLDILFEHNNIFIGENIAEDSESLAISDQPFRVRGCILTLVERMDEEFTKIMQNTDPHSQEYVDNLKDEGHVCGIIDRLLDYMETKGSTEEICRIYLRRIMHTYYKFDYKAHRRSLGLQGETKSEQDQEESEGEDSAVIMDRLCKFIYAKDRTDRIRTCAILCHIYHHALHSRWYQARDLMLMSHLQDNIQHADPPVQILYNRTMVQLGICAFRQGMIKDAHNALLDIQSSGRAKELLGQGLLMRNMQERNAEQEKIEKRRQVPFHMHINLELLECVYLVSAMLLEIPYMAAHEFDARRRMISKQFHHQLRVGERQPLLGPPESMREHVVAASKAMKMGDWRTCHSFIINEKMNSKVWDLFPETQRVREMLVRKIQEESLRTYLFTYSSVYDSISMGTLSEMFELEIPTVHSIISKMIINEELMASLDQPTQTVVMHRTEPTSLQNMALQLAEKLGSLVENNERVFDLKQGVYGGYFNRDQKGGYQQNKSYNRDQKGGYQQNKGGYNRGGYRNQNHQSNY